The DNA window ATATTtgtatgattaaaaataaacgACGAACCAACATATTCCTTATTCCCGacatttattaactaatttcgTCAACCAACAATCTTATTCTCACCCACTTACCAACTCACTTTTGTCAaccaacatattctttattctCTCTTCatagttattataaattttgcACCGGATGAGATTCAAACTCTCGATCTTTATTATGCAGAATGAATATTTAACCATTACACTACTTAAGATTaagattgttgatttatttttataattttatatattaatatataaatatataattgatataactaacaattatatatatggaatgttatatatatacatataattatgaatatatatatatatatatatatataaaataaataaattatataaacgaatttaaaatatgattagtTTAGTTGTTTAAAATGTTGAAGTTATATTGTTAGAAATGTCACATGTTCATCAATTTTGAagataagtttaaatataaagtattattagcctagttggttaaaatgttaaacttatattgtggGGTTGCAAGTTCAAATATTGTGTTtatcacattatttatttatttttttaagtttatgggtggacgggtcaacccacgaccgacccaagtatccatttactttcacaaacatatctaaattaaccacaactctcagtCCGGtaatctagacactttaaaaattaagcattattatatatagattatttaatggggtctaatattaattattattatatacttatttgaataaataaaaatatataaaaaaattaactaaccaattcatttaagtttttatatctataatgattttgattatttaataaccaaatccgagggtgcattcttaaacattatTGGTGATGATCCTAATCCCTAAATCACCCTCCGTAGAGGAACCCTTAGTCTTTCTCTTCAATATTTGTTTTACTCTAAGTCGACATTCCCTCCATGAAATTCCCCTTAGgtttttatcaccaatgtttACATTACTCAAGCTAATATTTCCTCCATAGACGAATCCTTAGATTTTTTTCACTAATGTTTGCGTTACTCGAGCCAACATTCTCGATTCCGTTTCAACTACCAATGTTCGCGCactgaaatataataataattttttttgaagggATTCGAACCCTAGTATCAAGTTTATGGTTGGGCAGGTCAAGCCACGACCGACCCCAATATCAATTTACTTTCAcatacatatccaaattaaccacaactcacGACCAAACAattcaaacactttaaaaattaactattatatatatatatatatatattatctacgatgtctaatattacttattattatatacttatttgaaaggataaaaatattaaaaaaatcaactaaccaattcatttaagtttttatatctataatgattttgattatttaataaccaaattcgagggtgcattcttaaacattcttGGACATGATCCTAAGCCCTAAATCACCCTCCATGGAGGAACCCTTATGCTTTCTCTCAATATTTGTTTTACTCTAAGTCGGGATTCCCTCAATGAAATGTCCATTGGgtttttatcaccaatgtttgcatTACTCAAGTTAATATTTCCTCCATAGACGAACTGTTACGCCCTAATTTCTTACTTTCATGCACCTATTTTAACATGATTTTGAACATAAATGCGGAAGCGCTAGGGTTCCTTTTTGACACGATCGTTGAAAGGGAGATATAAAAGTTAGTCCtacggtctcggtccctccttccacacacATCTCCTTCACCATACTCGACTCCAAATCTTCCTTCACCGGTCATAAAAACCGTGACTGGATccacctacaccacacaagcatagtgagtcgataGACCCAGAAAATATTTAGAAGAAGACATTTTACTGCATTTTATCTATGAGGGTTTTTAAGGGATTATTATAATGTACAGTTACATCTGAGCCATATTGGGACCCTAATTCTTCAGAGCTGATTCTGAAGGAAAGGAATCCATTTGAGCAGTATTTGGTTAGGCACAATTAGGAGTCCATCCATAAAAGCCCTTGACCTGTTTTGGACCATCATTTAGTTTGGGAAGTAGTAACTAGAACTCAAGCTAGAAACTCTGGTCCCATAAATAATCAGCCAATACTTTGGAATCAAACTACCGGAGCTCATGTCAGTAGCTATCCTTCCATATTCATCCGTCAATTCCTTTGAATCCATTACCCttatataaaatcatcattCTTTAGAAATCATGGACATGCAATGAAAACATGCTGAGAAAACCAtatgcatcgtttatataaaatacatgaataaatagcgTTGTGTGGGTTTAGAAAACAAATAGAAAAGTACTTGCCGAATAAATCCTTCATCTGCAGGATCATTGGTCGGACCACTCTGTCCTGGGTTCCATCATCTACGGTTCTAGATCTCTGTCAAGACCGTTGATTTCTCGGTCTGGAAAAGTGTGATTTGAGGACATTACAAACTACCACCCTTATAAAGAATTTGATCTCGAAATTCGATCCTATGGATCATACTACTATTGTGATTATAAAAATGGTTTCATGAAAAAAATTACTTCTAATCATTATGAAAAACCATTTAATGTCATGCAAAAcatcatttaaaacatttacCGACCTGAAGGAGAACTCTTGGAGGTGCATCTACAGGAGCATGTGTGTGAAAGTACTAAGGTTCAGAAccattgctctgataccaaattgtTACGCCCTAATTTCTTACTTTCATGCACCTATTTCAATGTGATTTCGATTATAAATGCGGAAGCGCTAGGGTGCCTTTTTGACATGATCATTGAAAAGGGTGATATAAAAGTTGGTCCTACGGACTtggtccctccttccacacacATATCCTGCACCATGCTCGACTCCAAATCTTCCTTCACCAGTCATAAAAACCATGGCTGGATccacctacaccacacaagcatagtgagtcaaTAGACccaacaaacatttaaaagaagACATTTTACTGCATTTCATCCATGAGGGTTTTTAAGGGAATATCATCATGTACAGTTACATTTGAGCCATATTGGGACTCTAATCCTTCAGAGCTGATCATGAAGGAAAGGAATCCATTTGAACCGTATTTGGTTAGGCACAATTAGGAGTCCATCCCTAAAAGCCCTTGACCTATTTTGGACCATCATTTAGTTTGGGCAACAATAACTAGAGCTCACGCTAGATTCTTTGGTCCCATAAATAATCAGCCAGTACTTTGGAATCAGCCATCCTCCCATATTCATCCGTTAATTCCTTTGAATCCATTACCCttatataaaatcatcattCTTTAGAAATCATGCTGAGAAAACCATAtacatcgtttatataaaatacatgaataaataacaTTGTGTGGGTTTAGAAAACATATAGAAAAGTACTTACCTAATAAATCCTTCATCTACAGGatcatcggtcggaccactCGGTCCTGGGTTCCATCATCTACGGTCCTAGATCTCTGTCAAGACCGTAGATTTCTCGGTCTGAAAATGTGTGATTTTGGGACGTTACACGAACCCTTAGATTTTTTCAGcaatgtttgcgttactcaagccAATATTCTCGCTTCCGTTTCAACTACTAATATTCGTGCactcaaatataataattttttttttgagggATGTTCGtgcactcacatataataattacttgtTTTTGGAGGGATTCGATCCTTAGTCTCCCTAGTCTCcagtataaaatattaacattttaaccgTTAAagcacttatgattgttgaaatatttttataattttttgtatgttttgaataacttgtataaattatgtaaatttttcatacacataaaaaaaatataataaaaatttattatatctcttctactaataataaatacaaatattttttattaataaagatataaCATTATATCTTATTAACTTTACTATcctaatttttctcaaaatgtttttaattaagaaagagatgGTAAAAGAGAGAATTTAtgaggtaatttttttttataactttaaatatcattaattatatatatatatatatattaatttgtagaAATCATTCTTTAAAAACTTCACTAATcatagttaataaatttatcaaataatatattcaataattgtttcattttttgcattgaTTATCATGATggatttaattataattatgtatattttgtaATGCACAAggaattcataatatatatgacTTAAAAGAATGGATCTTTGTATGTATGTATCTATCTTAATTAAGgagataaattttgtaattGCGTGatgtttataaagaaaaaaattggtATTTCTTTTAAGTGAATTTTACactcataaaattaaattgttttaattttaaatatctgatgagtttaaaatatatcttaatattaaattttgaattaaagttaatttttaccaatattttgtttataatttatccGTGCAAGTCCCTCCATAAGATCAATCAAACTCTTTGGGATGGGCTTTAAGCCCCCACAGCCCAAGTtgttaaaacatatataaaagcAGTCGGTATGTGAATAAATCACTCAAGGAACCAGACTTCCCTTTTTGCACAAACTGAGAAAAAGAATGGAAGGAGCTGAAGAACATGACATTGTGATAGTTGGCGGCGGGATTTCCGGCCTTGCCACTGCCCTTGCCCTGCACCGgttatctctctctctctatctctatgTCTCTCTCTTCTGTAAATTCATCCTTTTAAAATTGGGTGcatgtaattaaataaacagAAAAGGTATAAAAAGTGTGGTTCTTGAAAGAGGAGATAGTTTGAGAAATGAAGGTGGAGCTATTGGAATCTTAGCCAATGGTTGGAGAGCCCTTGATCAACTTGGCCTTTCTGTCTCCGACCACCTTCGACAAACTGCGGTTCTTATTCAAAGGTAACATCACAACCTTTAACGAACATGATTAGTCCAACTCAGCCCTCtctcaaaaatatttagtaTGATTTCTCATGGGTATGTGTGAGGCCACTAAGGCCACACTCTCCCCTAAGCactctaaaaaagaaaaaaaaaattgaacttgaaTCTTGAGCCATAGTATACATTAATATACAAGTTATCCAACttagaatattattaattaatttttgttatttattgtgaagtttttaatgatttttttatcatatggATCTCCATTAATACCTCGATATTAGAGCAATgtgattatttcatttttaaattagttcTAATCAAAAGACAATTTGTACTGAGAAAACTATGATTTAAATAGGAGTTCACTTTACTTTATTAATTCTATTAgtaaaaagaaagaaacaaaatgTTCATACAAAAGGGTTATGTTCTCTAATGTATATATGCATTTGATGGGTGATTTGATGGGCGAGGATATACTGTCCCAAGTGAAGCTGTCCTTTACTGTATCATTTATCAAAAACgacttaattttgataaatcagacaaataaaaaaattatatatataaaataaaccctaaatcctaaattataaaccttaaaccctaaattctaaactttaaactttaaactctaaatcctaaactctaaaaaattatatatatatgacattttattttaatatttaattttctctttcctctATCCACTCTCTTCTCTATTCTCTCTCATATGAGATGCTAAGTGAGACATTATCTTGGGACAGTAGATCTGAATTCGCATTTGATCGGTTTCACTGGTATGAGAGGTTTAGTCGGATGGACGTTGGTTTGAAATTTCAAACCGTCGATATTGATTTATTGACTGGTTAAAAGATCAATTTCGTTGATTTGGTTTGTTAGATCTATTTCACATGTTCAGTAAAAAgcataaatcaatatataatttaaaaaaaaaatgtaacttcaataataataataatttacaattttaaatatgacCGGTAAGTGGATTTATCTTTTCAACCATCACTAAATCAATAACCAAAACTAGAGGATTCATAAATCTTTTGATTTTGTAGATTTAATAAGTTGTCTTGCAACATTAGACCAACATATGAAAGGAGATATTTTAATCTCCTTTCAACACAAACTGTTCGATCCTCCCCATAGATCTAGCTAGTGTTCttaatttattcaaacatatttcttaaattatgaTCATATCTACAGGTCTGAGATGAGATGTCTAAACAATATCACCCGAAAAGAAATCCCACTTGGGTATTTATTATAATCTCTTGATCTCTCTCATTTCATTCTTAATTTCTCCTTCTTAACAATCATTGACTGTAAACTTAACAGATCTGGTGAAACTCGATGCTTGAAGCGTGGCTATCTTATTAACACACTTGCAAATGCTTTGCCATCTAAAACAATCCGCTTTGGTTGTACTGTTATCtctgttgaatttgattccgcCGTtactgttcttcatcttcttggtgGAAAAACTATCATAGCCAAGATAGTAATCGGATGTGATGGAATCCGATCAGTGATTGGAAAATTTGTGGGTTTGAATCCTATAAAACAATTTCCTCATTCTGCTGTCAGAGGTTTAACGAATTATCCAAAAGGTCATAACTTTAAGCATGAATTCATAAGATGGATGAAAGATGATTGTTCCTCTTATGTTGGAAGAATACCCATTGATGATAAATCTGTTTACTGGTTTGTATCTCAAAAATCATCTCTTCTAGgtaaacaaaacaaacatttcctTTATCCTTCTTTTCAAAACTTAATTACTCCAATTCCCATGCAGATACTAAAACCTGGAAAGATCATGATCAAGAACACATAAGAGAGAACACATTGGAATTCCTAGTTGCCAATAGATTTCCTAAAGAGGTTTTGGAAATGATAAACATGAGTGAGGTTGATTCAATTTCTTTCACTTGTAATCTCAAATACAGGGCGCCATGGGATTTGTTTTTTGGAAACTTTCGAAAAGGAACAGTTACGGTTGCGGGCGATGCTTGGCATGTGATTGGTCCGTTTCTTGGACAAGGAGGATCGGCTGGATTGGAAGATGCAATTGTTTTGGCTAGGCGATTGAGCCAAGCAATTTTAGGATGTGACGATGAAAGGAATGGAGAAACGGTGATGAAGAGAGTGGGACAAGCCATGGATGGTTATATTAAAGAGAGGAGGAGACGGTTATTGGGATTATCTACTCAAACGTATCTTACTGGTATTATGATCCAAGGTCCACAAATTTTTATTAAGGTTCTTATTGTATTTGCTATGATTGTTCTCTTTCGTGATGAAGAGGGTCACTCCAAATATGATTGTGGTCGGTTGTGACAATATCGATAATTGTTCTTAAATTTATCTCTAAGAATTTGACAGTAATTTTAAGATGTTTTTGCATTTAATGAAATCATATATTATTGTTATGGTTAATAATTGTACATTTGTGGTTGTAGACACTATTTCTTTcatctaaatttataatttttaggcAGCAAAaatttttgacaaaatttatatatgtgtTCCTTGCGCAGTTAATATCAACTAGTTTCCaattagttaaattatgaaCACTTTAATAAAACTCTATaaagacaatataataaaataaaattcgtTGGTGACCGTCGTCGGTGTTGATCAGACTAGTACGATTGGCGGCTGAACGCTCATGCGCAACAGACGGGAGACAAATAAAGAAACATGATGTAGTCGGGGGCGCTTGCGCGCATCTAGGCGTGATGGTCAACGCGGGTCAATGGCCACTTGGTCCATGGTTCAAGATGTGGTTCGGTCGAGGGTTCGATCAGATTATCCGGGGTTCAGTCATGGTTCGATCGAAGGTTCAGGGGTTCGGTCTAAGGCTCAGTCGACGGTCCGGGGTTCGTTCGATGGTCCAATGGTTTAGTTAGGGGTTCAACGGTCCATGTCTAGGTTCAAACCAACGATCAAGGGTGCAACCATGGCTCGGTCTCGGTATGATGGTTCGAGCAAGGGTTCAAAAGTTCGAATCAAGGTCTTTGGTTCAAGTCACAGGGACAGGGACAGGGACAGGGACAGGGACAGGGACAGGGACAGGGACAGGGACAGAGACAGAGACAGGGACAGGGACAGGGATAGGGATAGGGTTGGGGATGGGGCTAGGGTTGGGACTAGGGTTCAAGGATTAGCCCGGGCTAACCAATGAAGAAACAAATTGGTACGCACATAATTCATCATTCTGTCTACATGCATGCCATCTTCTTCACAAGGATAGTCACCTTTGTCGCATCCATCGTTTGATTACACTTGAAGGAGGAGGAACCAACAGAGACCATCACAACTCCTCCAAGTGATATCTCACGCTATGATTCACCAAACATCACAAATAAGCTACTAAAATCTTCATAACAACAAGGAACAACATTGCGCGAGACacgattttaaattaattaatattgttttattataaaaggACTAATTGTAAACATTATAATAGTCTAAgacaatatttctttttatgttaaaaaagaCACCAGGTAAGTAGCGTAGTAGGAGCTACCACTTTTTATTCTTGTAAATTTTATGTTTCTCAAATCACTATTTCGCTCCTCTCAAGCTTATATGGTATCCAAGCAAAAAGATCCCGAAGATCCAGGAGAATCGAAAGATAAAAACAAAGAAAGTGATTTTGAATCTTTGATATCTTCATCGGCTTCTTCACAAAATTCTTCGAGTGTAGAAGGTGTTCAATGCAGCAAAACAATGGTTAGTAAAAAAACGGTACGATAACGATCTGTTTACTATTCGGAACTTAGATAATCCTGGGAGTATAATATACAAGACAATATTAAACGGAGTGAACTATATCGATTGGAGTAGTTGTATTCGTTTAGCCCTAGAAGCAAAATCAAAATTAGGGTTCGTAGATGGGTCATGTATTGCTCGAACAGACGCAACTGAGTTTGATCGATGGAAAAAAGTGGGTTGTTTAGTTCGATGATGGATCTTAAATAAACGTTCAGAAGAGATAAAAGACAACAACTCACAAACTACTACAACACTTGATTTGTGGGTTGATATCAAAGAACTTTATCAAGAAAATATTGGCCCGCAAACATTCCAACATCAAAAGGCAATAATCAATCTACAATAAGGTACTCTTacacttgaaaaatatttttctaagttTAAGAAACTGTGGGATGAGCTATTGGTGTTAGAACCATTACCGAGTTGCGACTGGGTCCAAGAATGACTTGTTGTTGCAGAATGAAAAAACTAGTTATACAATTAGACATGACAAATAAATTTACTCAGTTCCTTATGGGTTAGAATGAATATTATGACAATTCGAGACAACAAATTCTTCTTATGGATCCTAAATCAAGTCTTAATCGAGTGTATGCTATGTTACTCAACATTGAAAGACAAATAGAAGTTCAGTCTCACATGCACGATCAAACTGAGAATTTTTTCATGTTCatgaaagaaaattttgaacaaCATAAAGGACAAAACAATAGAAAGAGTAACAAAGGTAGATAAGGATATCGAGggtttacttttaaaaatctATATTGTATTAACTGCAAGACAGAGGGGCACCGTCAAGAAGAATGTTTTAAGATAACTAGCATGTAACCCGTGCAAATGCAtaagtaatgatataaaaatcaaagaaaaaaaattacaataaaatgtaactttataattaaattcaatatttttttatctaattattaaaaaatataacaaaatttatctttatccaatcgttttatttaaaattattttgttattttttttaaatctacccaaaatcatataaattgaaaaacattCATTATGTGGAAACAAAAATAGTttcgataattttttttcaaacattggattttggatcaaattaccaatcaaatataaaattttaatgggtctaatattacttattattatatacttatttgcaaacataagaatattaaaaaaaatctaaccaATTCATTcaagttttcatattttttatatctataattattttgattatttaataaccaaattcgagggtgcattcttaaacattcgattacacctttAGACATAAATCTTTAGGTATCACCAAAGTTTGTGTTACTCAAGTCGACATTCCCTCCATTGACGAACTCTTAGGTTTTATCACCAATGATTGCATTACTCAAGCCAACATTTCCTCCATAAACGAacccttatatttttttcaccaatgtttgcgttactcaagccAACATTCTCACTTTCGTTTCAACTATCAAGGTACACACACTCACATATAgtaattacttgttttgtagggaTTCGAACCCTAGTCACCAATATGACATGTTAACACTTTAATCGCTAGACCACttataattgttgaaataattttataattttgtgtatgtatatatattttcaccactttcaattgatacatATTATCCATCAGCAAACCACATTCCaattatactttaaaaattaaacatcattttatatatatatatatatatatatatatatatatatatatatatatatatatatatatatatatatatatatattagttaaaaagttaaacatttattgtaattaaaataaaatgaggttgaatttaaaatataaattgttattagcctagttggtgaaagagttatacttgttatgttaggttgcaaatttaaaacatacatatagtatatttttttaaacgttttaagtttatgggcgggtcaatccacgatctgacccaagtattcatttattctcacatatatatccaaattaaccagaACTCTCGACTCAataatccggacattttaaaatttaagtatcattatatatttatagattggATACCCTGACTGGTGGaagagaaataaagaaaaaaaaaaataatgcttTGCCATCTGAAACAATCCGCTTTGGTTGTACTGTTATCTCTTGATTTTGATTCCGTCTTACTGTTCTTTATCTTCTTGGTGGAAAAATTATCATAGCCAATATAGTTATAGGATGTGATGGAAGCCGATCAGTGATTGGAAAATTTTTGGGTTTGAATCCTATAAAACAATTTCCTCATTCTTCTGTCACGggtttaatgaattatttaaaaggtcATCACTTTAAGTATGAATTCATAATATGGATGAAAGATGATTGTTCCTCCTATGTTGGAAGAGTACCCATTGATGATAATCTGTTTACTGGTTCGTATCTCAAAAATCATCTCTTCTAGgtaaacaaaacaaacatttcctTCATCCTTCTTTTCAAAACTTAATTACTCCAATTCCCATGTAGATACTAAAACATGGAAAGATCCTGATCAGGAACACATAAGAGAGAACACATTGGAATTTCTAGTTGCTAATAGATTTCCTAAAGAGGTTATGGAAATGATAAAGAAGAGTGGGGCTGATTCAATTTCTTTCACTTGTAATCTCAAATACAAGGCGTTTTGGGATTTAGTTTTTGGAAACTTTTGAAAAGGAACAATTACGGTTGCGGGCGATGCTTAGCCTGTGATTGGTCCGTTTCTTGGACAAGGAGGATCGACTGGATTGGAAGATGCAATCGTTTTGGCTAGGTGATTGAGCCAAGCAATTTTAGGATGTGACGATGAAATGAATGGAGAAACGATGATGAAGAGAGTGGGACAAGCGATGGATGGTTATATTAAAGAGAAGTG is part of the Impatiens glandulifera chromosome 1, dImpGla2.1, whole genome shotgun sequence genome and encodes:
- the LOC124939192 gene encoding monooxygenase 1-like, whose translation is MEGAEEHDIVIVGGGISGLATALALHRKGIKSVVLERGDSLRNEGGAIGILANGWRALDQLGLSVSDHLRQTAVLIQRSGETRCLKRGYLINTLANALPSKTIRFGCTVISVEFDSAVTVLHLLGGKTIIAKIVIGCDGIRSVIGKFVGLNPIKQFPHSAVRGLTNYPKGHNFKHEFIRWMKDDCSSYVGRIPIDDKSVYWFVSQKSSLLDTKTWKDHDQEHIRENTLEFLVANRFPKEVLEMINMSEVDSISFTCNLKYRAPWDLFFGNFRKGTVTVAGDAWHVIGPFLGQGGSAGLEDAIVLARRLSQAILGCDDERNGETVMKRVGQAMDGYIKERRRRLLGLSTQTYLTGIMIQGPQIFIKVLIVFAMIVLFRDEEGHSKYDCGRL